Proteins encoded together in one Cherax quadricarinatus isolate ZL_2023a chromosome 68, ASM3850222v1, whole genome shotgun sequence window:
- the LOC128697601 gene encoding arylalkylamine N-acetyltransferase-like 2, which yields MAGDLEKTELVMLTPGDFEEVAQLIERHFLKRNPLNIAANETSAECFGDSFGLRIKSSLESGFCVGAREKTTKKMVGLKLASVGRVDQLCTRDTERLRGKSVGCRILAMINVDAEMFQHVTSVLFLLYVCVHPRYCGRGLARMMVQKVMEMGRDRGIEAMFVQATNTLSARIYTRLGFETVKSLDLSTIADEMGLDLSLIPQEETIIKLMLKR from the exons ATGGCTGGTGATTTAGAGAAGACAGAGTTGGTGATGCTGACTCCTGGTGACTTCGAGGAAGTGGCTCAGCTGATTGAACGTCATTTTCTCAAGAGAAACCCTCTT AATATTGCAGCCAATGAAACATCTGCGGAATGCTTCGGGGATTCCTTTGGCTTAAGAATTAAATCATCTTTGGAGTCCGGGTTTTGTGTGGGCGCCCGGGAGAAGACCACCAAGAAAATGGTGGGTCTGAAACTAGCCAGTGTGGGAAGAGTGGATCAACTATGTACACGAGATACAGAAAGATTG AGAGGGAAGAGTGTTGGGTGTCGTATCTTGGCCATGATTAATGTTGACGCTGAGATGTTCCAACACGTCACTAGCGTCCTGTttctactgtatgtgtgtgtccatCCTCGCTACTGTGGTCGAGGCCTCGCACGCATGATGGTCCAG AAGGTGATGGAGATGGGTCGTGATCGAGGCATCGAAGCAATGTTTGTACAGGCCACCAACACCCTCTCTGCCAGGATCTACACTCGTCTTGGCTTCGAAACTGTCAAGTCTCTGGACCTGTCAACCATCGCAGATGAGATGGGTCTTGACCTCTCTCTTATACCTCAGGAGGAAACTATCATTAAACTCATGCTTAAAAGGTAG